The following coding sequences are from one Haploplasma axanthum window:
- a CDS encoding lipopolysaccharide biosynthesis protein: MNNKKKAFINVGFAVMTRGIILVVMILARRLLIKYLGMEIAGVYSLLISIVGVLSVAESGIGTAIVFSMYKSINDKNENEVIGLYNLFKKAYLIIAVVIFTIGLLITPFLPKIVGIQNFKSEIYISYVVLLLSTVVTYFYAAKTSLFIAHRDDYITSVIYAFGQIIQGLIQIMCLVFFKSFTLFVLAIGVGNIVQLLISNYIFNSKYENFSNNHGMISADIKHEVKRNVLSMFAHKIGGVLVSTSNNIIISILISVTVLANYTNYTTVLNAVLSLILVLFTSITSVVGHVYVSNNKEQFLKVFKRIYIINYIIAFVFFMGYFAIIDDLVTILFSSGASLSNSVILTLSISSFIQFMRQTTLLTRDATGTFYYDRFKPILEGIVNIILTVILIIHFGIIGVIIALIVTNLLITHVIEPFVLYKYAFKMKPTSYYVKNYLLMLYFIIMIVAFNLIVGDFSSNLFLNIFYKGTISVIFSSVSILFLSLISIEFRKILFEIIKEVLSFLKFKKK; encoded by the coding sequence ATGAATAATAAAAAGAAAGCATTTATAAATGTTGGATTTGCTGTGATGACTAGGGGGATCATTTTGGTAGTAATGATCTTAGCTAGAAGACTATTAATAAAGTATTTAGGAATGGAAATTGCAGGTGTATATTCTTTACTAATAAGTATAGTGGGTGTTTTATCTGTTGCTGAATCAGGTATTGGTACTGCCATTGTTTTTAGTATGTATAAATCTATTAATGATAAAAATGAAAATGAAGTTATCGGGTTGTATAATTTATTTAAAAAAGCTTATTTAATTATTGCCGTTGTTATATTTACTATTGGATTATTAATAACACCCTTTTTACCCAAAATTGTTGGTATTCAAAATTTTAAATCTGAAATTTATATTTCTTATGTAGTATTACTTTTATCAACTGTTGTTACATATTTTTATGCTGCTAAAACCTCATTATTTATTGCTCATCGTGATGATTATATTACAAGTGTTATTTATGCTTTTGGTCAAATAATTCAAGGATTAATTCAAATTATGTGTTTAGTTTTTTTTAAGTCATTCACTCTATTTGTATTAGCGATTGGAGTTGGAAATATAGTCCAATTATTAATATCAAACTATATTTTTAATAGTAAATATGAGAACTTTTCTAATAACCATGGAATGATATCCGCTGATATTAAACATGAAGTTAAGAGGAATGTACTTTCTATGTTTGCACATAAAATAGGTGGAGTTTTAGTTTCAACGTCAAATAATATAATTATATCTATCCTAATTAGTGTTACTGTTTTAGCAAACTATACAAATTATACAACAGTATTAAATGCAGTTTTATCTTTGATTTTAGTTTTGTTTACATCTATAACATCTGTCGTTGGTCATGTTTATGTATCTAATAATAAAGAGCAGTTTTTAAAAGTATTTAAAAGAATATATATAATAAACTATATTATTGCTTTTGTTTTCTTCATGGGTTACTTTGCAATTATTGATGACTTAGTAACAATTCTTTTTTCATCAGGGGCATCATTATCTAATTCAGTTATTCTAACTTTGTCAATTAGTAGTTTTATTCAATTTATGAGACAAACAACATTATTAACACGAGATGCAACTGGTACTTTTTATTATGATAGATTTAAGCCAATATTAGAAGGTATTGTTAATATTATTTTGACTGTTATTCTAATTATTCATTTTGGTATTATCGGTGTGATAATAGCATTAATAGTAACAAATCTTTTAATAACCCATGTTATTGAGCCGTTTGTTCTTTACAAATATGCATTTAAGATGAAACCTACTAGTTATTATGTTAAAAATTATCTTCTTATGCTTTATTTTATAATTATGATAGTAGCTTTCAATTTAATTGTTGGTGATTTTTCAAGTAATTTGTTTTTAAATATTTTCTATAAAGGGACAATATCAGTTATTTTTTCTAGCGTTTCAATTCTTTTCCTCTCACTAATTTCTATTGAATTCAGAAAAATTTTATTTGAAATAATAAAAGAGGTATTAAGTTTTTTGAAATTTAAAAAGAAATAA
- a CDS encoding phosphohexomutase domain-containing protein — MKPEFFGTDGLRGVGFTDLNAKLAYNLGQGLKEALKSDTVVIGMDTRDSSPMLAHMVAAGALSVGMDVLFAGVVSTPMIAHYSKLKQIAGIMITASHNPYTDNGIKVFSKGYKSNVEEELIIESYIKGKVSESDFEGNFSITDDVEKEYLKLIKKLDLKKSNIKLVYDSANGANHLIASKVMKEYFPLSIQINNEPNGKNINLNSGSTHLESIKDFILKNKMDLGFAYDGDGDRVIMLDNNGTIYDGDFIIYIVGKYLKKLKELKGNHVVLTKMSNPGILKALNNSGINYVLTDVGDKYVHKALVDNDYVIGGEASGHIILRHILHSGDGLLASLYILKMLEEENITLSDAVKDVNLYPLKMVNIKNVNKNILHEQEVIDYLDKIKSEFDKEDIFLVRASGTENLIRVTISCLDLDKLNKYMDEVVSFIEQKGQIK, encoded by the coding sequence ATGAAACCAGAATTTTTTGGAACAGATGGACTTAGAGGAGTTGGATTTACAGATCTAAATGCGAAACTTGCATATAATTTAGGTCAAGGATTAAAAGAAGCATTAAAGAGTGATACAGTTGTTATTGGTATGGATACAAGAGATTCTTCACCAATGTTAGCACACATGGTTGCTGCAGGTGCTTTAAGTGTTGGGATGGATGTTTTATTTGCTGGTGTTGTATCAACTCCGATGATTGCACATTATTCAAAATTAAAACAAATAGCAGGAATAATGATTACTGCATCACATAATCCATATACTGATAATGGTATTAAAGTATTTAGCAAAGGCTACAAGAGTAATGTTGAAGAAGAACTTATTATTGAATCATATATTAAAGGGAAAGTTTCTGAATCTGATTTCGAAGGAAATTTCTCAATAACTGATGATGTTGAAAAAGAGTATTTAAAATTAATAAAAAAATTAGATTTAAAGAAATCAAATATAAAACTAGTATATGATAGTGCTAATGGCGCCAATCACTTAATAGCAAGCAAAGTGATGAAAGAATATTTTCCCTTAAGCATTCAAATTAATAATGAACCAAATGGAAAGAATATTAATTTAAACTCAGGCTCAACACATTTAGAGTCAATAAAAGATTTTATTTTAAAAAATAAAATGGATTTAGGCTTTGCATATGATGGGGATGGTGATCGAGTTATTATGTTAGATAATAACGGAACTATCTATGATGGAGATTTTATTATTTATATAGTAGGTAAATATTTAAAGAAATTGAAAGAATTAAAAGGTAATCATGTTGTATTAACAAAAATGAGTAATCCAGGAATTCTTAAAGCTTTAAATAATTCAGGTATTAATTATGTATTAACCGATGTTGGTGATAAGTATGTTCATAAAGCATTAGTTGATAATGATTATGTTATTGGTGGAGAAGCTAGTGGACATATAATTCTACGACATATACTACATAGTGGTGATGGATTACTTGCATCTCTTTATATACTAAAGATGTTAGAAGAAGAAAATATAACTCTAAGTGATGCAGTTAAAGATGTTAATCTTTATCCGTTAAAGATGGTTAATATAAAAAATGTTAATAAAAATATATTACATGAGCAAGAAGTAATTGATTATTTAGATAAAATAAAAAGTGAATTTGACAAAGAAGATATCTTCTTAGTTAGAGCAAGTGGAACAGAAAATTTAATTAGAGTAACAATTAGTTGTTTGGATTTAGATAAGTTGAATAAATACATGGATGAAGTAGTTTCATTCATTGAACAAAAGGGGCAAATAAAATGA
- the glmU gene encoding bifunctional UDP-N-acetylglucosamine diphosphorylase/glucosamine-1-phosphate N-acetyltransferase GlmU produces the protein MKTYGLILAAGKGTRMQSELPKCAYPILRKPMIEYIVENMEKSMIDDVVVIVGHKKEYLIDLLGDRVSYAEQKEQLGTGHAVLSAKNVLGDKEGVTFIIPGDVPLVPYQLMDKILCAHKEMGNDLTVVSMMMDYPKSYGRIVRDEYGTVIGIVEENDCNEYQKLIKEVNTGIYVVDNKKLFEALEKIKLNERKKEYYLTDIVAIMYQDYKVNSFVVRYPHLAMGVNDLYGISVAEKHLRESINKELMLSGVAIMNPETVTIGHSVVIEKGVSILPNTTITGNTVIKANAVIGPNTEIHESIINENAHIRHSYVYDSEIGENTTVGPFAHIREHSVIGSNNRVGNFVEIKKSTTGNDTKMAHLSYIGDSEVGNFVNFGCGSVTVNYDGKLKHKTKIGNDVFIGCNVNLIAPIEIGDNVFLAAGSTVTENVPSGSLAIARNRQINKEDYSKNLIQPKSKVERSANKEIKEDK, from the coding sequence ATGAAAACATATGGATTAATACTTGCAGCAGGAAAAGGAACTCGCATGCAATCTGAATTACCTAAATGTGCATATCCAATTTTAAGAAAACCAATGATCGAATATATTGTTGAAAATATGGAGAAATCAATGATTGATGATGTCGTTGTTATTGTTGGTCATAAGAAAGAATATTTAATTGATTTACTTGGTGATAGAGTATCTTACGCAGAACAAAAAGAACAATTAGGAACTGGCCATGCAGTACTAAGTGCTAAAAATGTTTTAGGCGATAAAGAAGGTGTAACCTTCATTATTCCTGGAGATGTACCATTAGTACCTTATCAATTAATGGATAAGATTCTTTGTGCACATAAGGAAATGGGAAATGATTTAACGGTTGTTTCAATGATGATGGACTATCCAAAGTCATATGGAAGAATTGTTAGAGATGAGTATGGTACTGTAATTGGAATAGTTGAAGAAAATGATTGCAATGAATATCAAAAATTAATTAAAGAAGTTAATACGGGTATTTATGTTGTTGATAATAAGAAACTTTTTGAAGCATTAGAAAAGATTAAACTAAATGAAAGAAAAAAAGAATACTATCTAACAGATATAGTAGCAATTATGTATCAAGATTATAAAGTTAATTCATTTGTTGTTAGATATCCACATTTAGCAATGGGTGTTAATGATTTATATGGAATAAGTGTTGCTGAAAAACACTTAAGAGAATCAATTAATAAAGAGCTAATGTTATCTGGGGTTGCTATTATGAACCCTGAAACAGTAACGATAGGTCATAGCGTTGTTATTGAAAAGGGTGTATCAATATTACCAAATACAACAATAACTGGAAATACAGTTATTAAAGCTAATGCTGTTATTGGACCAAATACAGAAATACACGAATCAATAATTAATGAAAATGCCCACATAAGACATTCATATGTTTATGATTCTGAAATTGGGGAAAATACAACAGTGGGACCTTTTGCTCATATAAGAGAACATTCAGTTATCGGATCAAACAATAGAGTTGGAAACTTCGTTGAAATTAAAAAATCAACAACAGGTAATGATACAAAAATGGCGCATCTATCTTATATTGGTGATAGTGAAGTTGGAAACTTTGTTAACTTTGGCTGTGGATCAGTTACAGTTAACTATGATGGTAAATTAAAACATAAAACAAAAATTGGTAATGATGTATTTATTGGATGTAATGTTAATTTAATTGCTCCAATAGAAATTGGAGATAATGTCTTTTTAGCTGCAGGAAGCACAGTTACTGAAAATGTTCCTAGTGGTTCCCTTGCAATAGCAAGAAATCGTCAAATCAATAAAGAAGATTATTCTAAAAACTTAATACAACCTAAATCAAAGGTTGAAAGAAGTGCAAATAAAGAAATTAAAGAAGATAAATAA
- the galE gene encoding UDP-glucose 4-epimerase GalE, which produces MKVLVSGGMGFIGSHTVVELINSGHEAVIVDNLYNSFKSVLTSLKEITGKDIPFYDVDVTNEKELEEVFEKEKVDAVIHFAGYKAVGESVSKPLMYYKNNLLTTINLAELSQKYNVKHFIFSSSATVYGDQESPLKESMRLGETTNPYGETKKMSERILTDFSKVNPDFHIVLLRYFNPIGAHESGLIGEVPQGIPNNLMPYITQVASGKREKLFVFGNDYDTKDGTGVRDYIHVVDLAKGHLAALTKSKSGLSVYNLGTGEGVSVLELIETFKRVNKIDIPYEITTRRAGDVASVYADGTKALKELGFKTKLTLEDMVRDSWNFEKNLK; this is translated from the coding sequence ATGAAAGTTTTAGTATCAGGAGGAATGGGATTTATTGGTTCGCATACTGTGGTTGAATTAATAAATAGTGGTCATGAAGCAGTTATTGTTGATAACCTATATAATAGTTTTAAATCAGTATTAACAAGCTTAAAAGAGATTACTGGTAAAGATATACCTTTTTATGATGTGGATGTTACAAATGAAAAAGAATTAGAAGAAGTGTTTGAAAAAGAAAAAGTTGATGCAGTTATTCACTTTGCTGGATATAAAGCTGTAGGAGAATCAGTTTCAAAACCTTTAATGTATTATAAGAACAATTTATTAACAACTATTAATCTTGCAGAATTATCACAAAAGTATAATGTAAAACATTTTATTTTTAGTTCTTCAGCAACAGTTTATGGTGATCAAGAATCACCACTTAAAGAAAGTATGAGACTTGGAGAAACAACAAACCCATATGGTGAAACTAAAAAGATGAGTGAAAGAATCTTAACAGATTTTTCAAAAGTTAATCCAGATTTCCACATTGTTTTATTAAGATACTTTAATCCAATTGGAGCACATGAAAGTGGATTAATCGGTGAAGTTCCACAAGGAATACCAAATAATTTAATGCCATATATCACACAAGTAGCAAGCGGAAAAAGAGAAAAACTATTTGTTTTTGGCAATGATTATGATACTAAAGATGGAACTGGAGTAAGAGATTATATTCATGTTGTTGATTTAGCTAAGGGACATCTTGCAGCACTTACTAAGAGTAAGAGTGGATTATCAGTATATAATTTAGGAACTGGCGAAGGTGTTTCTGTTCTTGAACTTATTGAAACATTTAAGCGTGTAAATAAAATTGATATTCCATATGAAATAACAACTAGAAGAGCAGGGGATGTTGCTAGTGTTTATGCTGATGGAACAAAAGCTTTAAAAGAATTAGGATTTAAAACTAAATTAACACTTGAAGATATGGTTAGAGATTCTTGGAATTTTGAAAAAAACTTAAAATAA
- a CDS encoding helix-turn-helix domain-containing protein: MSKTKKINFDELRKKATSKLEVIDVDSIITSDSVKSIRNKLNMTQTSFADMLGVSVKTVEKWEQGKNPVKGTSSRLLFLIDKDDKVIDSFYKFTNPKKDKVSKIRKITNVFLHKETYEYTPSNHNFEQEKSCVNSQELVC, encoded by the coding sequence ATGTCTAAAACTAAAAAAATCAATTTTGATGAATTGCGTAAGAAAGCTACATCAAAACTTGAAGTTATTGATGTAGACAGTATAATTACATCTGATAGTGTTAAGTCTATCAGAAATAAGTTAAACATGACTCAAACATCTTTTGCTGATATGCTAGGAGTATCAGTCAAAACAGTTGAAAAATGGGAACAAGGAAAAAATCCAGTCAAAGGTACATCCTCAAGACTATTATTTTTAATTGACAAAGATGATAAAGTAATTGACTCATTCTATAAATTTACAAACCCTAAAAAAGATAAAGTGTCAAAAATTAGAAAGATTACTAATGTTTTTTTACATAAAGAAACTTACGAATATACTCCAAGCAATCATAATTTTGAACAAGAAAAAAGTTGTGTCAATAGTCAAGAACTTGTATGTTAA
- a CDS encoding type II toxin-antitoxin system RelE/ParE family toxin — protein sequence MAELVLIEDTSTLTEIFDNYIFNIDSDIKYFSTCNANNQKKLSSHILSCCNKKQHGDILLGNKSHVFISKLRIPDECSNKGKRSGYRCIILVDLDEAIIFLLHLYSKSKKKNLDKKEEKNLERLLSEYLDNKGE from the coding sequence TTGGCTGAATTAGTTCTAATTGAAGATACTTCAACATTAACCGAAATCTTTGATAACTACATATTTAATATCGATTCAGATATTAAATATTTTTCTACTTGTAATGCAAATAACCAAAAAAAACTCTCAAGTCACATCTTGTCTTGTTGTAACAAGAAACAACATGGAGATATCCTATTAGGGAATAAATCTCATGTTTTCATAAGTAAGCTCCGTATCCCAGACGAATGTTCAAACAAAGGAAAAAGATCCGGGTATAGATGTATTATTTTAGTAGATTTAGATGAGGCAATCATTTTTCTACTACATTTATACTCCAAATCTAAAAAGAAAAATTTGGATAAAAAAGAAGAAAAGAACCTTGAAAGGTTACTAAGTGAATACTTAGATAATAAAGGAGAATAA
- a CDS encoding type II toxin-antitoxin system HipA family toxin — translation MTRTLEVYLNLKHVGTLTETNGKSLSFTYSDDVSTPISLSMPIENKTYNKNIVTPFFENLLPEGDIIKTIASVYLVSEKNPFSLLNIIGEDCAGAIHLSNKNIESKEFPYPKELSTDDFHSLLHKYDNGVPYYQKGMRLSLAGAQNKTTLILRDDIYYIPNFKFPSTHIIKFINPIAPNILLNEFFCTELAKSLGINVSSMEIKKSTNYLYLLIERFDRIKNNADIKRIHQEDFCQILSVKPTNKYQEEGGPSFIKIVDALKSYSSSPLDLILLAKISVYNYLIGNCDYHGKNLSLLHINNSYKLSPFYDLVSTRIYEELSHNMAMSINKKYDFDKINKQDIEKELTSWGLNGPKLLKKIVKDFKYIINNAKEIQLKENLLSESKEINNIIRIIEENYKKLT, via the coding sequence ATGACTAGAACACTAGAAGTATATTTAAATTTAAAACACGTTGGAACACTTACTGAAACGAATGGAAAAAGTTTATCGTTTACTTATTCAGATGATGTTAGCACACCTATTTCATTATCAATGCCAATAGAAAACAAAACATATAATAAGAATATTGTTACTCCTTTCTTTGAAAACTTACTACCCGAGGGAGATATTATAAAGACAATCGCTTCTGTGTATCTTGTTTCAGAAAAAAATCCTTTTTCTTTATTAAATATAATTGGTGAAGATTGTGCAGGAGCAATTCATCTTTCAAATAAAAACATTGAATCTAAAGAGTTTCCATATCCGAAAGAATTATCTACCGATGATTTTCATTCATTATTACATAAATACGATAATGGAGTTCCTTATTATCAAAAAGGTATGCGTTTATCCTTAGCAGGGGCACAAAATAAGACAACTTTAATTTTACGAGATGATATTTATTACATTCCAAATTTCAAATTTCCATCAACTCATATAATAAAATTCATTAATCCAATTGCTCCTAATATTTTACTTAATGAGTTTTTTTGTACTGAATTAGCAAAGTCTTTAGGGATTAATGTTTCATCTATGGAAATAAAAAAAAGTACGAACTATTTATATTTGTTAATAGAAAGATTTGATCGTATAAAGAATAATGCGGATATCAAACGAATACACCAAGAAGATTTTTGTCAAATATTATCAGTTAAGCCAACAAATAAATACCAAGAGGAAGGTGGTCCAAGTTTTATTAAGATCGTAGATGCTCTTAAAAGTTATTCTTCTTCTCCGCTAGATTTAATTTTATTAGCTAAAATATCTGTTTATAACTATTTAATTGGTAATTGTGACTATCATGGGAAAAATTTATCTTTGCTGCATATTAATAATTCATATAAACTATCTCCATTCTATGATTTAGTCTCTACGAGAATATATGAGGAACTATCTCACAATATGGCAATGTCAATAAATAAAAAGTATGATTTTGATAAAATAAATAAACAAGATATCGAAAAAGAATTAACAAGTTGGGGATTAAATGGTCCTAAACTACTTAAAAAAATTGTGAAAGATTTCAAATATATTATTAACAATGCAAAAGAGATTCAATTAAAAGAAAATCTCTTAAGTGAATCAAAAGAAATTAATAATATCATTAGAATAATTGAAGAAAACTATAAAAAACTAACTTAA
- a CDS encoding helix-turn-helix domain-containing protein codes for MNSKDIGLIIKRKRKELNLTQEYLALLSNTGTRFIIDLEKGKPTLQLEKVLSVLSVLKLKIEVTDND; via the coding sequence ATGAATTCAAAAGATATTGGGCTTATTATAAAAAGAAAAAGAAAAGAATTAAACCTTACTCAAGAATACCTTGCATTACTTTCAAACACTGGAACAAGGTTTATAATTGACTTAGAAAAAGGTAAACCTACTCTTCAATTAGAAAAAGTTCTAAGTGTTCTTTCTGTATTAAAATTAAAGATTGAGGTAACTGATAATGACTAG
- a CDS encoding glutamine synthetase family protein translates to MKHTKETVLKSIEENNVKFIRLQFTDMLGVVKNVEVPVSKIDKVLNNEVMFDGSSIDGFVRIQEADMYLYPDLNTWLIMSWENIKVGTVARLICNVYKPDGTPFEGDPRFILKKQLNEMEKLGFTAFNTGVEPEFFLFKLDENKKPTLTLTDTGGYFDLSPIDASEDVRRDIVLELQRLGFIVEASHHEVAYGQHEINFQFDNALEACDNIQTFKMVVKNIARKHNYHATFMPKPVAGINGSGMHTNCSLQTNDNTNAFYDKNHPDGLSEVAYQFIAGVLKHANEFCLVTNPIVNSYKRLVPGYEAPCYVSWSKANRSTMIRIPATRGKGTRVEVRSVDPSANPYLAMAVILAAGLEGIKNRLTTVPVEINLFSLSDSERKALGIKNLPENLSEAINVYETSIFVENILGKHLYNKLLGAKKKEWNSYRTAVSKWEIDEYLDVI, encoded by the coding sequence ATGAAACACACTAAAGAAACAGTTTTAAAATCAATTGAAGAGAATAACGTTAAGTTTATTAGATTACAGTTTACAGATATGCTAGGTGTAGTAAAGAATGTTGAAGTTCCAGTGTCAAAAATCGACAAAGTATTAAACAATGAAGTTATGTTTGACGGATCAAGTATTGATGGATTTGTAAGAATTCAGGAAGCAGATATGTATCTTTATCCAGACTTAAATACATGGTTAATAATGTCATGGGAAAATATTAAGGTTGGAACAGTAGCAAGATTAATATGTAATGTCTATAAACCTGATGGCACTCCTTTTGAAGGTGATCCAAGATTCATTTTAAAGAAACAATTAAATGAAATGGAAAAGCTAGGCTTTACAGCATTTAATACTGGTGTTGAACCTGAATTTTTCTTATTCAAATTAGACGAAAACAAGAAACCAACACTAACATTAACGGATACTGGTGGGTATTTTGATTTATCACCAATTGATGCATCAGAAGATGTTAGACGAGATATTGTCTTAGAATTACAACGTCTAGGTTTTATTGTTGAAGCTTCTCATCATGAAGTTGCTTATGGGCAACATGAAATCAATTTTCAATTTGATAATGCGTTAGAAGCATGCGATAATATTCAAACATTTAAAATGGTTGTTAAAAATATCGCGAGAAAACATAATTATCATGCAACTTTCATGCCAAAACCTGTTGCAGGTATTAATGGTAGTGGAATGCATACTAACTGTTCGCTTCAAACAAATGATAATACTAATGCATTTTATGATAAAAATCATCCAGATGGATTAAGTGAAGTTGCATATCAGTTTATTGCTGGGGTTTTGAAACATGCTAATGAGTTTTGTTTGGTAACTAATCCAATTGTTAATTCGTATAAAAGATTAGTTCCAGGATATGAAGCACCATGTTATGTATCATGGAGTAAAGCAAATCGATCAACAATGATTAGAATTCCAGCGACTCGTGGAAAAGGAACGAGAGTTGAAGTTAGATCTGTAGATCCATCAGCAAACCCTTATTTAGCAATGGCAGTTATTTTAGCTGCTGGACTAGAAGGAATAAAAAATAGATTAACAACAGTTCCTGTTGAAATAAATCTATTCTCACTTTCTGATTCAGAAAGAAAAGCGTTGGGAATAAAAAATCTTCCTGAGAATTTAAGTGAAGCTATTAATGTATATGAGACTAGTATATTTGTTGAAAACATCTTAGGAAAGCACTTATATAATAAATTGTTAGGTGCAAAGAAAAAAGAATGGAACTCATATAGAACGGCTGTTTCTAAGTGGGAAATAGACGAATATTTGGATGTTATATAG
- a CDS encoding DUF368 domain-containing protein, protein MKIFLKVLKGILVGLGSILPGLSGGMIAASFNIYKDLIEALNGFIKKPIKSVLSIWEYLVGIFIGVAVGFILIATVLKLFPIPITMLFVGLIIGGIPEIYNGIKNKEKKWYHYLVMVVMMVIMIVLLTLKPADMVSIGAPKIYFVYILIGVLTALTLIIPGLSGTMILMALGFYTYMTTTVADFIKYVITLDISNALSNLSAVAIMALSGFIALIIFSKLLHYVLKKYELVFNMAIFGILLVSPINIIWTLQIEDEGIFTNLSVWTYVFSILSLIVGVIGAYKMFKLGKKVEEENEIEKTFE, encoded by the coding sequence ATGAAAATATTTTTAAAAGTTTTAAAGGGAATTTTAGTAGGATTAGGGAGTATTCTTCCGGGATTAAGTGGTGGAATGATTGCTGCTTCATTTAATATATATAAAGATTTGATTGAAGCACTAAATGGATTCATAAAAAAACCGATTAAATCGGTATTAAGTATTTGGGAATATTTGGTTGGGATATTTATTGGTGTTGCAGTTGGCTTCATTTTAATAGCAACCGTTTTAAAATTATTTCCAATTCCAATAACGATGCTTTTTGTAGGATTAATTATTGGTGGAATACCTGAAATATATAATGGAATTAAAAATAAAGAAAAAAAATGGTATCATTATCTTGTAATGGTTGTAATGATGGTAATAATGATTGTTTTATTGACATTAAAACCTGCTGATATGGTATCAATAGGAGCCCCAAAGATTTATTTTGTATATATCTTAATTGGAGTTTTAACAGCACTAACTTTAATTATTCCAGGACTCTCTGGGACGATGATATTGATGGCATTAGGATTTTACACCTATATGACAACTACAGTTGCTGATTTTATTAAGTATGTTATTACATTGGATATTAGTAATGCGTTAAGTAATTTATCCGCTGTAGCAATAATGGCATTAAGTGGTTTTATAGCACTTATTATTTTTTCAAAATTATTACACTATGTTTTGAAGAAGTATGAATTGGTATTTAATATGGCGATTTTTGGAATATTATTAGTTTCACCTATTAATATTATTTGGACATTACAAATAGAAGATGAAGGTATTTTTACTAATCTATCTGTTTGGACTTATGTTTTTAGTATATTATCATTAATCGTAGGGGTTATTGGTGCATATAAGATGTTTAAACTTGGTAAAAAGGTGGAGGAAGAAAATGAAATCGAAAAGACTTTTGAGTAA